Within the Mugil cephalus isolate CIBA_MC_2020 chromosome 1, CIBA_Mcephalus_1.1, whole genome shotgun sequence genome, the region GGACGGGACTGTGAAAGAGCTGGTTTTACGAGTGGAGAACGGACTCTTTGTGATTTATGGTTGGGAGAAACTGTCAGACACTTCACACCAGGAGAAACTGAGGTTCTCTAGTGAAGACGGGAGGAGACAGGTTTGGTAGAACATGGAACCCAGTTCTGAATTAACTGAAACTGTGATACAGCAGCTACTAACTCATatattttccttctcctcttcctctactcattttattttttattttcatttttctttctattgaaaatcaataaacatatttcctatgaaatgaaacagtgaGAGTCACTGGGTGATTTGCTGCTGATGTTTCTGCCTGTTACATCCTGACTGGACGACCTGATCATAGCTTCAGCTCAGAAACGTGTTCAGGTAAAGACTGATCAGACTAATCAGATGGTTAATGGAGGCTCATAGGTGAActcatgtgtgactgtgtttgtatagttatacacatataaatatatatagagcGCTCTGCagccaaggagaagaggagatttgggggcagatatcaggctctgtgcaggacgcagtgatttattctaatatcagcctttaagagggggggggggggggggtcccaTCGTCAGAGCGAGCTGAAGACATTGCTTCCTGTAGGACGCCGCCGGGACCTTTATTCCTCAAGGAGTTGAACATTTAGAGGTGGACGTGGGTGGAGGGACACAATCCAGACCAGCGCCTGTTTCTGCAGCCCTTCAACCAGACATTCACCATTTCAACCAGGGACACTCCCCTGTCCTCTACCCTGTCCTCTACCCTGTCCTCTACGAAGACAAGTACTGTAGCTGTACTTCTGAGgagacagaaccagacacatGAGACACGTTGAAACTTTTATTAACAACAGAACGGTGGACAGGTCTCAGTGGGTGTGGGACAGGGACAGGTCTCAGTGGGTGTGGGACAGGGACAGGTCTCAGTGGGTGGAGAACTTGGGCAGCTGGTTGCCCAGGATGACCCGTCGCTCCACCCCCGCCTCCGAGATGGACGCCAGCCTCACCACGCCGCCGCTGGAGCCGTCCCTCTCCATGGCCAGGGACAGGGCTGGGACACACAGACAGGACAGAGGGATGTATGAGGACACAGCTGTGGGTGGACTCCAGCTCCCAGCATgccttgcagcagcagcattagcagcattagcagcacCTACCTGCAGCGGTGAGCTCCAGACACTGGTCTTTGCTCAGTCCTGGTTTGTAGTTGGAGTCCATGAAGCCGTAGATGTAGCTGCTCCCACTCCCCCCCACGGCCACAGGCTGCCTCACCAGCATCCCACCAATAGGAACGCAGAACACCTGGACACAGGTAGGACACAGGTGTATGTGTTCAGGTATGAGTGTGTGCGTTCAGCTCTGGATGCATCTCcaggtgtgtgtccaggtgtgtgtccaggtgtgtgcgtgtcctACCTGTCCCCCGTTCCTCCGGTCCCATCCCGCCACCAGGATCCCAGCGGTCAGCTCCTCCCTGTAGCGGTAGCAGCTAGCTCTGAACAGATTAGCAGCCGTCTCCACCAGCGGGGGCTCGTCCAGCTCGATGCTAGGGGGCGGAGCCAAACACACAGGTGAGCACTGACCACACGTGACTGGACAGAGAGGCTGTCAATCAAACCATGACCGAGCCTTACCTGTGGAAGCCCAGCTGGTAGGCAACGACCTCAGCTATAGCCTGAGTGTCAGCAGCTGATCCAGACCTgcacacatcatcatcatcatcatcattaacattaacattaacatcatcatcattaacatcatcatcattattatcatcgtcatcatcatcatcatcatcatcatcattatcatcgtcatcatcatcatcaccatcatcatcatcatcatcatcatcatcatcaacatcatcatcaccatcaccatcatcattaacatcatcatcatcatcatcattaacatcatcattaacaccttcatcttcatcaccatcatcatcatcattaacaacatcatcatcatcatcatcatcatcatcaccttcatcatcatcatcaccttcatcatcatcaccatcatcatcatcattaacaacatcatcatcatcatcatcttcatcatcatcaccttcatcatcatcatcattaacaacatcatcatcatcatcatcatcatcaccatcatcaccatcatcatc harbors:
- the psmb6 gene encoding proteasome subunit beta type-6 — translated: MAAAASMMPHFSQQISSKNDLVPDWASQEVSTGTTIMAVEYEGGVVIGADSRTTTGAYIANRVTDKLTPIHDRIFCCRSGSAADTQAIAEVVAYQLGFHSIELDEPPLVETAANLFRASCYRYREELTAGILVAGWDRRNGGQVFCVPIGGMLVRQPVAVGGSGSSYIYGFMDSNYKPGLSKDQCLELTAAALSLAMERDGSSGGVVRLASISEAGVERRVILGNQLPKFSTH